DNA from Paraburkholderia sp. PGU19:
TCGGGCCACATCTGAAGTACTCGTGCTGCCTGTATCCGCGCGGCGACGAGACGCTCGAACAGGCGGAACAGGCGATGCTCGCACTCTACGCAGAGCGGGCAAAGATCGAAGACGGCCAGACCATTCTCGATCTGGGTTGCGGCTGGGGCGCGCTTGCATTGTGGTTGGCCGCGCATTATCCGAATGCCCGAATCGTCGCTTTGTCGAATTCGCGCAGTCAGCGCGAATTCATCGAAGCGCGTGCAGCGTCTGCGGGCATCATGAATCTGCGCGTCGTGACGGGCAATGTTGCACAGTTCGATTTCGCAGATGAATTGTGTGCCGGGTATTTCGACCGTGTGCTGTCGGTCGAGATGTTCGAGCATATGAAGAACTATGGCCTTCTGCTGGAGCGCGTTGCGCGCTGGATGCGCCCCGGCGGAAAACTCATCGTCCATATTTTCGCGCATCGAACTCTCGCGTATCACTTTCAGAACCGGGACGCTACAGACTGGATGTCGAAGTACTTCTTTACCGGTGGCACGATGCCATCGGAAGCTTTATTGCTGCACTTTCAGAGCGACCTCCGGGTCGACAGGCAGTGGTGGATCGGCGGCGCGCACTACGCACGCACGGCGGAGCAATGGCTTGCAAATCTCGACAAGGCACGCGAGCGCGTGATGCCAGAACTGGTCCTGACATACGGCGAGGATAACGCGCGGCTCTGGTTCCAGCGCTGGCGCATGTTCTACATGGCTGTGGCCGAACTCTTTGGCTATGCGCAAGGCAACGAATGGGGCGTTGCGCACTACCTGTTCGACAAGCGGTGATGCGATGAAAGCCGCGCGTGTTGTTCTGGCACTGGCTGCCGTCGCTGCGATGGCCATTCTGATGTCGGCGTGCTCGCAGTCGCCGGCTAATCCCAATCCGCGCGCAGACATTCCGCTAAAGCCCGCAAGCGTCGATCTGCAACGCTACATGGGCCGCTGGTACGTCATCGCGATCATTCCGTATTTCCTGGAAAACAAGTACGTCGGCAGCTATACGGACTGGTCGCTGCGCGAAGATGGAAAGATCGACGACCGGTACACCGCGCGCAAGAGAACATTCGACGCGTCGCCGTCGAAATTCCATTTCGTCGACAGCGTCGTGCCGGGCAGCGGAAACGGCGAATGGAAAGTACGCATTTTCTGGCCGGTTCATGTGACGCAGCTGACGCTCTATGTCGACGACGATTACCGTTACACATTGCTCGGTCTCGGCGACAAGAGTCTCGGCTGGATTTTCTCGCGCGAGCCCGACATGAGCGACGACGTTTATCGCTCGCTGCTCGCGCGATTCGATGCCATGGGCTTCGACGCATCGCGCTTTCGCCGCGTGCCGCAGCATCCGCAGCAGATCGGCCAGCCAGGGTTTCTGCCGCAAGGCGAGTGACGGCTGATTCACGCTGTGTGCCGGACGCGCGCGCGCGTCACGACATGGCGGTGAGAACGAATTGCCTGACGTCCGTGCGCCGCTCGGCGAAGCCCGCTTCGCAATACGCGAAATAGAGCCACCACGTGCGTATGAACAGATCGTCGAAACCGAGTGCCCGCACAGCGTCGAGGTTCTCCTCGAAGCGTGCGTGCCAGCACTGCAATGTGCGTGCATAGTCGAGTCCGAACGATTGCGACTCGACGCATGCCATGCCCGCGCGTCTCGCCGCAGCGCGAAAGCGTTCGGCACCCGGCAGCATGCCGCCCGGGAAAATGTACTCGCGGATGAAATCACTCGAAGACCTGTAATCGGCAAAGCGCGAATCGTCCATCGTGATCGACTGGACGAGCGCGCGTGCGCCCGGCTTCAACATGCGCCCGAGGACGGTGAAGAACGTGTGCCAATAACGCTCGCCCACGGCTTCGAACATCTCGACGGACACCGCTGCGTCATAGATGCCCCGTAAGTCACGATAGTCGCGCAATTCGATCGTCACGAGATCGCGGAGGCCGGCTTGCGCCACGCGCTCGCGTGCCCATTCGTACTGCGCGGGGGAGATCGTCACGCCATGCACACGTATGCCTTGACGCGCCGCGTGTAGCGCGAAGCCGCCCCAGCCGCAGCCGATTTCCAGTACGCGCATGCCGGCGCGCAACTGCAACACATCGACGATGCGTTGATACTTGGCTGCCTGAGCGTCTTCGAGCGAGCGGCTGGCATCGCCCTCGAACAGCGCGCTCGAATAGGTCATCGTCGGGTCGAGCCAGAGCGCGTAAAACGGATTGCCAAGATCGTAGTGCGCATGCACGTTGCGCTGGCTGCGGCGACGCGTGTTGGGTCGCAGCCAGTGGCGCAATCCATAGAGCAGGCGCGCAGGGGCGCTGCCCGACACGGTGCGCGGCAACGCGGCTTCATTGCGGATGGCGAGCCGCGCCAGCGCTACGATGTCAGGCGTGTCGACCCATCTCGCACGATACGCTTCGGCAAATCCGATGTCGCCCGCCTGCAGGATCGCGCGGCACGCCCGCCAGTCGTGCAGGATGAGTTGCGCGCCGGGATGGGCGTGGGGATCGCCGTATACGCGTTGCTGGCCGCCGGGCGTCGTCAGGACCAGGTGGCCGACGCACAAACGGTCCAGCAGCGCGAGGAACAGGCGGGCGAACAGAGGTGTACCGCCGGCGGCATAGAAGGCGCGTGAAAACGTCATGGTCACGATTCCTCGTCGATCGTTGTTGGCCGTGAGTGAGGCGAGGGCGGCTGGCTCCCGTGGAACGGCACTTTCTTGAGCCACAGGCGCAGCGCCTGCCAGTGAATCCGTACGATGATGCCGACCGTGAGAAGCGGTTGCCGCATGAGTGCGCGCAGCGCGTGCCCGCGCGTGAGGGGGCGCTTCGCGAGCGAAATCGCGGTGCGGATCACGAGCCCTTGCGCGTCGTGATAGTCGACGAGAACCGAAGATCCGCGCTCGCTCTCGCGGATACGGAATATGTAATGTCCTTCGACGTCGCAAAACGGCGATACGTGCAGCTTCTTTACGCAATGGAGATGGGTGCGTGCGTCGATGGGGCCGTTGTCGCCCGCTTTGAGCAGATACGAGTGACGCTGTCCGAACGTGTTGCGCACTTCAGCGAGCAATGCGCGTAGATTGCCGTCGCGGTCATGACAGAACCAGAAGCTGACGGGGTTGAACGCATAGCCGAATACGCGCGGGCAGGTCTGCAGCCAGATGGCGCCGCCGTCCAGGTCGATGCCCGCGTCTGCGATCTGCCCGCGTATCCACGCGAGCAGATCGGTTCCGTCGCAAGCGCCGTAGTCGCGCGTTCGCAGGCTCAATGGCCGCAGCCGGTCGATGCCCAGCCACCAGCCATCCAGTTCATGAAGCCTCGCCAGATCGCAACGGATGCAGAACACGGGATAG
Protein-coding regions in this window:
- a CDS encoding DUF1365 domain-containing protein, encoding MNGHSSDRAGWLMSGRVMHERLRPVRHRFVYPVFCIRCDLARLHELDGWWLGIDRLRPLSLRTRDYGACDGTDLLAWIRGQIADAGIDLDGGAIWLQTCPRVFGYAFNPVSFWFCHDRDGNLRALLAEVRNTFGQRHSYLLKAGDNGPIDARTHLHCVKKLHVSPFCDVEGHYIFRIRESERGSSVLVDYHDAQGLVIRTAISLAKRPLTRGHALRALMRQPLLTVGIIVRIHWQALRLWLKKVPFHGSQPPSPHSRPTTIDEES
- a CDS encoding cyclopropane-fatty-acyl-phospholipid synthase family protein, with amino-acid sequence MTFSRAFYAAGGTPLFARLFLALLDRLCVGHLVLTTPGGQQRVYGDPHAHPGAQLILHDWRACRAILQAGDIGFAEAYRARWVDTPDIVALARLAIRNEAALPRTVSGSAPARLLYGLRHWLRPNTRRRSQRNVHAHYDLGNPFYALWLDPTMTYSSALFEGDASRSLEDAQAAKYQRIVDVLQLRAGMRVLEIGCGWGGFALHAARQGIRVHGVTISPAQYEWARERVAQAGLRDLVTIELRDYRDLRGIYDAAVSVEMFEAVGERYWHTFFTVLGRMLKPGARALVQSITMDDSRFADYRSSSDFIREYIFPGGMLPGAERFRAAARRAGMACVESQSFGLDYARTLQCWHARFEENLDAVRALGFDDLFIRTWWLYFAYCEAGFAERRTDVRQFVLTAMS
- a CDS encoding cyclopropane-fatty-acyl-phospholipid synthase family protein — protein: MDKPLFAREDWLIHACERGWVPDRVIRFGMRRLMQQRLIEEGALDGELRSRRFNALLDELRASPIAIETDAANTQHYELPPSFFEAHLGPHLKYSCCLYPRGDETLEQAEQAMLALYAERAKIEDGQTILDLGCGWGALALWLAAHYPNARIVALSNSRSQREFIEARAASAGIMNLRVVTGNVAQFDFADELCAGYFDRVLSVEMFEHMKNYGLLLERVARWMRPGGKLIVHIFAHRTLAYHFQNRDATDWMSKYFFTGGTMPSEALLLHFQSDLRVDRQWWIGGAHYARTAEQWLANLDKARERVMPELVLTYGEDNARLWFQRWRMFYMAVAELFGYAQGNEWGVAHYLFDKR
- a CDS encoding lipocalin family protein → MKAARVVLALAAVAAMAILMSACSQSPANPNPRADIPLKPASVDLQRYMGRWYVIAIIPYFLENKYVGSYTDWSLREDGKIDDRYTARKRTFDASPSKFHFVDSVVPGSGNGEWKVRIFWPVHVTQLTLYVDDDYRYTLLGLGDKSLGWIFSREPDMSDDVYRSLLARFDAMGFDASRFRRVPQHPQQIGQPGFLPQGE